One Acanthopagrus latus isolate v.2019 chromosome 12, fAcaLat1.1, whole genome shotgun sequence genomic region harbors:
- the LOC119029392 gene encoding gastrula zinc finger protein XlCGF57.1-like: MSSVESLREFVNERLTAAAEEIFRVFKTTIVQYEEEIDRQRVMLDICWKPQVKLHRIELPQQHVCKEEEVLADQQLCNQERNSSLDQEDPEPPEIKEEQEELCTSQEGEQLVLKVETDTVMLTPAHEESDHSEAEPTSDHQLLSNNSHGAESRDQKGGKHGDSGSAGDGELKKKKRHHGSKSHSDNAKSSTSSDIQHNTHPGEKSFNCDTCGKTFKFKSQLNTHLRTHRGEKPFTCKKCGKAFSQVSTLTVHMRTHTGEKPFNCEICGKAFSHHSSVTVHMSVHTGEKPFTCKTCGKAFTTNSNLTVHMRTHTGDKPYSCQTCGKDFRSQGQLIHHMRTHTGEKPFTCKTCGKAFSQRSRIAVHMRIHTGEKPFTCKTCGKTFTLNNTLKVHMTTHTDEKPFTCEICGKCFRSRPQLTDHKRVHTGEKPFTCKTCGKSFTLISTLKAHKRTHTGERPYSCQTCGKDFKSHGQLNQHMRTHTGEKPFTCKTCGKAFSQRASIAVHMRTHTDEKPFTCKTCGKAFRYYTSLRRHMGIHRGEKPFTCKTCGKAFSQRTNLTVHMRVHTGDKPFTCKKCGKAFSQHSNLTVHMRSHTGEKS; encoded by the exons ATGAGTTCAGTTGAGagtttgagagagtttgtcaacgagcgactaactgctgctgctgaagaaatattcagagtttttaaaacaactatcGTCCAGTACGAGGAAGAGATCGATCGGCAGCGCGTCATGCTGGATATCTGCTGGAAACCCCAAGTAAAGTTACACAGGATAG agctcccacagcaacatgtctgtaaggaggaggaggttctggctgaccagcagctctgtaaccaggagaggaactccagtctggaccaagaggacccagagcctccagagattaaagaggaacaggaggaactctgcaccagtcaggagggagagcagcttgtacTGAAGGTGGAGACGGATACCGTCATGTTGACTCCAGCTCATGAGGAAAGTgaccacagtgaagcagaaccaacaagtgaccaccagctcctctctaACAACTCTCATGGAGCTGAGAGCCGAGaccagaaaggaggaaaacatggagactctggatcagctggagatggagagctgaagaaaaagaaaagacatcatGGAAGCAAAAGTCACAGCGATAATGCAAAAAGCTCTACCTCATCAGACATTCAACACAACACTCACCCAGGTGAAAAGTCCTTCAACTGTGACACATGTGGAAAAACTTTTAAGTTCAAGTCCCAATTGAATACACACCTAAGAACCCACAGAGGTGAGAAACCGTTTACTTGCAAAAAATGTGGGAAAGCTTTCAGCCAAGTTTCAACCTTAACAGTTCACATGAgaactcacacaggtgagaagccttTTAACTGTGAAATTTGTGGGAAAGCTTTCAGCCATCATTCAAGCGTAACTGTTCACATGAGcgtccacacaggtgagaaaccgtttacttgcaaaacatgtgggaaagctTTCACGACAAACAGTAACTTAACAGttcacatgagaacccacacaggtgacAAGCCATATTCTTGCCAAACATGTGGGAAAGATTTCAGGTCTCAGGGTCAGTTGATTCAccacatgagaacccacacaggtgagaaaccgtttacttgcaaaacatgtgggaaagctTTCAGCCAACGTTCACGCATCGCAGTCCACATGAGAattcacacaggtgagaaaccatttacttgcaaaacatgtggaAAAACTTTCACCCTAAACAATACCTTAAAAGTTCACATGACAACCCACACAGATGAGAAACCGTTTACCTGTGAAATTTGTGGGAAGTGTTTCAGGAGTCGTCCTCAATTAACTGATCACAAgagagtccacacaggtgagaaaccgtttacttgcaaaacatgtggaAAATCTTTCACGCTAATAAGCACCTTAAAAGCTCACAagagaacccacacaggtgagaggcCATATTCTTGCCAAACATGTGGGAAAGATTTCAAGTCTCATGGTCAATTGAATCaacacatgagaacccacacaggtgagaaaccgtttacctgcaaaacatgtgggaaagctTTCAGCCAACGTGCAAGCATAGCAGtccacatgagaacccacacagatGAGAAACCGTTTAcctgcaaaacatgtgggaaagctTTCAGATATTATACTTCCTTAAGACGTCACATGGGAATTCACAGAGGTGAGAAGCCATTtacttgcaaaacatgtgggaaagcGTTCAGCCAACGTACAAACTTAACAGTtcacatgagagtccacacaggtgaCAAGCCGTTTACTTGCAAAAAATGTGGGAAAGCTTTCAGCCAACATTCAAACTTAACAGTTCACATGAGAagtcacacaggtgagaagtcATAA